A single window of Usitatibacter rugosus DNA harbors:
- the ccmB gene encoding heme exporter protein CcmB, with translation MSGFGWAFARDLTLALRHPGGTMLTLAFFVLVASLFPLGVGADPQLLARIGPGVIWVCALLSAFLSLASLFADDFADGTLEQMMLSPDPVFAWVSGKIAAHWMVSGLPLTLLSPLLGLQYGLSSGTLVALAAALLLGTPVLSLLGSACAALSLGARGGGTLLALLALPLFVPVLIFGAGAAEAAANGLGAGPHLSLLGAMLLVAAVGVPFAAGAAIRIALD, from the coding sequence GGCGGGACGATGCTCACGCTGGCCTTCTTCGTGCTGGTCGCCTCGCTCTTCCCGCTCGGCGTGGGCGCCGATCCGCAGCTGCTCGCGCGCATCGGCCCGGGCGTCATCTGGGTGTGCGCGCTGCTCTCCGCGTTCCTGTCGCTCGCGTCGCTGTTCGCCGACGATTTCGCCGACGGCACGCTGGAGCAAATGATGTTGTCGCCGGACCCGGTTTTCGCCTGGGTGTCCGGTAAAATTGCGGCTCACTGGATGGTTTCGGGATTGCCCCTGACGCTCCTCTCGCCGCTCCTCGGACTGCAATACGGCCTTTCCTCCGGGACGCTCGTCGCGCTCGCCGCTGCCCTGTTGCTCGGCACACCGGTGCTCTCGCTGCTCGGCAGTGCTTGCGCCGCGCTGTCGCTCGGGGCCCGCGGCGGCGGAACGCTGCTCGCCCTCCTCGCCCTACCGCTCTTCGTGCCGGTGCTGATCTTCGGCGCAGGCGCCGCCGAAGCCGCGGCCAATGGCCTGGGCGCCGGTCCCCATCTTTCGCTGCTGGGCGCCATGCTCCTCGTGGCCGCCGTCGGGGTGCCGTTCGCCGCGGGCGCGGCGATCCGCATCGCCCTCGATTGA